AAATACGCGCTCTATAACTAAGCGAACAGAGCCTACATGGCATAAAACAGCAAGCCCCGGCTAAGAATAGCCACAGAAGGCGCAAAGTTCGAAAGGGTAACTTCCGCGACACCTTCCACACGGCAGTAAGCATCTCGTGAGCGCTTCAGATTACGCGCTTTTATCCGGCTTGCACAGTCTAAGTGTGCACTGACCGGAACCGGCGAGGCCAAGCGCAACGGGGCGTGTTCAGCAGACAGCTGCGCATTGTTCAGATCGTTGAATCTCTATAAAATATGACAAGGCGAAACGGGACACTATAAAGCGGCGGTTATTATTTGCCATTCTTCCTTGTACCGCCCGCTCTTCATAGAAAACAATGCGGAGGCAGAGAGGACAGCTAATCTGCGCCTTAAGCGTTCTCGAGTGATTCTTTAAGTTTCGGTTGAAGGTATACATGCTCGCGCTTTCATGCAcgatgtacagggtcgaccacatctaaggtgaacacctcattattattcaagacatcatagaagctgatgttcagtacataattcgaaaaatcattattgtgtttatcgacaccatgattacacatcgtataatgaacatttcactcgtgaagtagaataaacgctgtagttttaccggcttgaatactaatgaggtgttcaccttagatgtggtcgaccctgtacatgtcTTGGTTATTATTCACGGGGTCATTTATGCGACACAGCACCCAACACGCTTTATATTTTTGAATTGACCAATAATAGCTTTAAAAAGTGGAgtacgaatattcgaaatttcaaaATTTAGATTACAAATCGAATAGACTTCGCCtttcgattcgtattcaattcaagaattcactattcgaaatTGTCGAATAGACGTTTAGTTTGAACATAAGGAATAGCACTTATGTTAGTCTCAAGGGAGTTTCTGAGCGAACGCGTGGTAAAGCAAATAACATTCGCTTAATAATTTTTTGTAATTCAATAATAAATCCTCGCTTTTAGGCAGCCTATGTACGAATTTTTGTTTTGCCTCAATTTAGACGAAGGAATTTTCAATTGTACGGCAAGTCTCATCATTCCACCTTGTTGTAGTATCACACTTCTTCCCATCAGCAAACATAGCACTCACGAGAATCTGGTGACGTGTTGTCTCATTGTTTTATTACTGTAATTGTCTTGATGTGCCAGGAGAGTGAAAGCAGTCGTTTCTTATTTACAAGATCCTTTGTTAAGCAGACTTCCAGTTGCGATAATGCATTACATGAATCCATCGAATTGGGTAAATAACCCTCTCCTGTTTGCCAAACTAGTTccacgcaacttttttttttcgctttgtttAGAAAGGAGAAAACATCCGGTATTCGATTCTCTAGTCCGACGTCGTTTTTTCTCGAACATTCGTATTCGGTTCGATTCGAAAAGTTCATTATTCGAGCACCCTTACGTTGCTGCCTCGGATATTCTGTTACCGCGGTTACTTAAATTGGTGCCCGTCTGGAGAGTCATTTTTTTCTTAACGCGACGCTTTCTTTGTTCAGCCGTGACAGAAAGTTGCGTCTTCTGTACTAGCGGTATTACGTCGTTCTTGACTTACGAGAATATGCAGGTTTGTTTCCATCGAAACCAAAagaccccctggagctacgtaaTTATGGTGTGCTCTTTTTAAACACGAACATTTGCGTTGGCACATAACTGAGACATATCTAACTAGCCATAAAAGGGCGTTAGAcgataaaaacaaacaaacaaacaaaacacacAGGATACCATGCTAGCATCATGTTCTGCGTGCTTCTCGTTCTCGTACAGTGTCTTTTTAGCGCTAGTTAAATACGTCTCAATTTATTTACACGcccaccaacttgcccaactttcaTTTCTATTTCTGCTTTCttccttttcggtcatcacaggaATAAGTATAACTAATGCGGAAAAAGTCCTTGCGCATGCGCCACTCCTAAGCGAAACAGTGAGCTGTCGTTCAGTAAGCAGCCGATAACGCGAAAATATAAACTCCGGAAGATTGAGCGGCGAAACGTCGAATGGGCACTGGGAAGCGGTATATATTTGGCATAGCAGGAAGCTGAGTGGGCGCTTATGTTGTTTTATCTTCGTGTGACATTTTTCGATGCGGGTGATGATCGTTTTGGGCTTTCGCATTTATCCATTTGGGGAATTTATTTTACTCCATCTTGCTTCCATTCTCTCTTACTTCTATTTCCCTCTGCGAACTGTTGGCGAGCTTTACTTATGTGCGAAAGGGTGCGTTTAGACTGGGAATTTATTCTTGGAGTCGCAGCGCATTCCTGTTAAAACCCGCGTCACTTTCACCTTCAGCCTTTCAGCGGAACCGTTAGATCTGCAAACGACTTACAGAACGCCGCTTTTCCATAGTTTCACTTTCTTGCGCTTATGTTCAGACGATTTCGAACGCCGTCGTCTGGATGTTGCCGTTATGGGCTGTCTTCAGGCTGAAGCACCATTTTGCATGCACATCCGTAACTGAAATATGGCACGAAAGCCTCATGCAGTTTTTACGGATATCGCACGTGGCATTTTCTCGTTactcgccggggtggctcagtcagctaaggcgttgcgctgctgagcatgaggtagcgggatcgaatcccggccgcggcggccgcatttcgatggaggcgaaatgcaaaaacgcccgtgtgcgtgcgttgtagtgcacgttaaagaaccccaggtggtggtggtcaaaattaatccggagccctccactacggcgtgcctcataatcagaactggttttggctcgtaaaaccccagaaagaagaagaagaagaagaagaagaagaaggcattTTCTCGTTGACCTAAATGCGTTCATTGTACTCTGCTTTCCGAACGGGCGCTTTAGGCGAGTTGCACGTCACAAGTACTTTTAATCGTACCGTGAAGCGAGCTGGGTGTGAGCTATAGCATGTGATGGGTTTCCTTAAAGGAGCTATATATGAACTGTGGGAACGCGAGCTTCTTTACGCTATTTATTCCGTGTAGACGAATGGAAGCAACCGTTATTATGATAGTCAACAGATGGTAAAATATTTCAAAGTGGCAATTATTCGGAACGTGAGTGTCTTATACCTGAGCGCAGCATTACGAGTATTGTTGCATTCTGTCGTCATTAACTCTATATATAGTAATAAGCGTTTCTTTTACTATGTTATTACGGGCTAAAGTGTGATTCCTGTTCTGCGAGCAGACATGTTGAAGTCAATGTAGCCGACAAGTATACAGAATTTTGACAAAAGGCTACGATCCCAGCACCGCATCACGATTACGTTGATGGAACGCGCAGCGCTTCGGCCCAAGTGTCATTCACTACATAGGCATATATATACTAAATAAAACATCAAATAGTTATATTCGCTGTAGACGATTCTTTAGAAGCTTTCTCACTGTCCATGATTTGCCGCGATAATTTTGATTACATGGCAGAGAAAATGAAGGCCCATGTTCCGCTCCACATATTTCGTCCAAAAGCACGGCACAAGTGATAACACTCTCGTGTCAAAGATTTCACGATATCTTCGCATAGTTGGTCTTTTCTGTCGCTCTCTCTCTTGTTTATTTATATATACATGCATTTGAAGAACACACTACAAAATTTCCGGCATGGCCCTTTCGCTTGCGTTCGAAtacaaattaattaattaaataactaATTTATCAATGTTCCAATAAATAACtatttaattaaataattaattaattaatttatttatttattatttatttatttatttatttatttatttatttatttatttatttatttatttattagggGGTATCTATGGCCTTGGCCGGACGTTGCCGAATTTAGTGACGTCGCGAGCTATAGCTATAACTCGATAATTTATCTTTACAGGCGGTGGCGCTCATACTTGAGCCACCGATTCAATCCGAGTGACACTTTATTGTTTCTCAGCCTTCAGGCACGCCCGGTTCGTAGCGTTCAAATCCAAACCTGAAGGGCATACTTATACTGTCGTCTTCAATTGCGCTCACCTGCACGGTTCGTTGCGTGCGGCATATACTCATCTcgccatttctctctctctctctctctctctctccgaccCTCGTGACAGGCCTGTACTTCCACATCGTCGGAGAAGGCGTGGTGCGGCTCACGGACAAGTCCAAAGTGAACACGTCGGACCGGGAGAACTACATAGACTTCCGCATGCGGCTGCTCGGCGAGAACACGCCCAAAGGTGAGCCCGCGTGCAGAAACAATAAAGACGCCTCGACGCGTGCCAAATTGTGTGTCCGCGTGCTGTGACCCAGTTTTGCTGGATACCTGGACGGACAATTACAGTGCGCCGACGAAAGGTGCACATTATACGGGTGCAGTTGGCCGATACTGAAACATTCCGGGCCGCGTAAGCGCGCCGAGCAGCCCCCTTGAAGGCTCGCGGTAAACTTATCCGCACCTTAATTATCCGGCAGTCTCATTGTTACAAGAAGTAGCCAGTGAGCAGGTGTGGAAGCATAAATTAGGATTCCTTCCAGGCGTCATCTCTTAGGAACAAGACGACCTCAAGTACGTGTAATAGGGACTCACAGTGCAGTATACATGAGCTTCGTAAGAGCACAACAGGTGTagtctttttattattattattcccgttTTACCTATTCATTCAGTTCATCCTGTCATCATCCGAAGTGACGTTTCCTCGATTGCTAAGTTGTAATATCCTTTGGAACTTTTAAATTGAAAactaaattctgtggttttacgcgccaaaaccacgatgcgATAGTGCGTCGTAGTGGgtgactcgggattaattttgaaccTCTAACGGgcacccaacgcacggtacatggcgtttcgcctccatcgaaatgcggccgttgcGGCTGGGGTTTGATACCGCACCCTCGGGCTGAGAAGCGccatgccaaagccactacaccactACGGTGGGTCCTTTCGCACTGTGCCACGAATATTCACAAACACATGCTTCTGAAAGCTTCAGCTGCTGAGATTTGGGTTACAGGCTCGGCTCCGTATCGCGAAGGGCTGATATTCACCGTAAAGTAACACATAAATGTCATAATACTGAGATTGTTGCGTATTTAAATAAATATAAGTGCTCAAAAGTAATCCTGAGCCCTCCTTCCCTCATTTCTCGTAGCATCCGTGCAACGGTTTACAATATTTTCCCGTCCGTACAGCATACCGATGATAAGGGCATAGAATTAATGCGACTAATTCAGTTTGACTATCGTTTGACTGCCGCCAATCGGCAACACgtagtggtgagcactgttaggtataacttcaacataccttctacttTAGGGGGGAAATCTGCCGAATACGACAcctaatgatgatgccgataaaagaaataatagttttctttattttgtgctaaacatcaactgctataggctcgtgaatactaatgaggtgttcaccctaacagtgctcaccactgtacataAAAGGTAACGTAATCAAAGCAACATATTGGGCAACTCACAAGTAAACATGTTCAAGGAAAGATAGGTGAAATACTGTGATAGATTAAAGCTCTGGAGACTTAACTCTATATATGTTTTATTGCACACCCGCCGCATGCACGCAGGCTCACCCGCGAGAGTGGTGTTCCTATCTCCGGGCGTGCACTCGTTCCCGTTCAAGCTAGGCCTTCCGCTGGGGTTGCCCTCCACTTTCTTGGGCAAACACGGCTGGGTGCAGTACTTCTGCAAGGCGGCCCTCAAGGAGCCCAGCGGGCTGACGCACAAGAACCAGCAGGTCTTCATCGTCATGAGCCCCATCGACCTGAATCTGGAGCCAAACTTGCTCACGGTATGCGCTCGTACTATTCTATTTCTGGCATTCCCTAGACCCCGAACGCTCAGGACCTCCCACACAAATTCTGTGACTTATGCCGCGTAGCTCACGGACCAATGTGATTGAAAAAAAGATCAGTGCATTTGTTCTGAACCATACAACGCAGAACTTATATTTAGTTCAGAATTCGTATGGAACATTTGACATTTGGCCTTGTGGTTCACAAGGGTAAGCGAAATGGGACGACACCCGTAGTTCACATACATGAAATCAATACATAAGGCAAGgtatacagaaagaaaaaaaaaattccgacaaGAACACATGCAAACTATTAAACAGTCAGAATGCTCTAAGTAAAAGTAAATGCTctaagtaaattaaaaaaaagttaggTTGTCAACACGTGTGGGTTTAAAATACTGTTACTTCGTTCGAGGTGCCCATTTCTGGCTGTCACTCACTCCTGCGTACTCTATTCACCAACAGTGTGTTACAACTCTCGCGCGCAGCAACCATTTCACTGCGAAGTGGAGGAGAGCCTGGGCATGGCGTGCTTCTCGTCGGGCCGGCTGTCGTGTCGTGTGAGGCTCGACAAGGGCGGCTACGTGCCGGGCGAAAGCATCTGCATCTTCGCCAGCATCGAGAACAACACGCGCGTCTCCATACGCAAGACCAGGGCCGTGCTCACCGAGGTATGTGATGTGTGCGCATACCAATAGCTGCGCCCAGCCTTGGTTCGCAGGTCATCGGCAACGCAATACAGCACTTCGCTGGCGCTCATTCGGCCTATCAGCGTTTCTTTCTCTCCCCTTCTACCAGAAATTTGAGTAGCGCGTCAGGATTGGCACTTTCACTAGCATAATTGCGCGCGAATGGTGACTTATAGTGCTGGTGATTTGGAATGAACCAAGAGCATGCATGTTTATCGCAAATGCGTCCGAGTTGTGGTTCAAGTTACTCAAATGCCGGACTACCGACGCGTGAGGCCAGGTATATGCAGTCAATATATACAGTGTACGGCCAAGAACCGTCTGATGTGTACCGAACTCCCGAAGCTTTCTGTTCGCTACAGCTGGCGCCGCTTGACCAGTGTATAAAAACCCTCTCACCATTCTTCTCACAGCTAGCGGTCCCCAAATCTCCCGAAAAGGTCTTCCGTATGCGACCGCCACTGCAACCACTAGTTATATGGAAACTTCTTTTCCGGAAGAAAGTCTTGCAGCTTGCCGGTGCTCATAGTACTACTAACATCAAAGTGAAGGGGGCATTGAGGCGAAACGCCCTTACACGAAAGCTTCGTAAGCCCAGCCCCAGTTGCTAGCAGACCCATATCGATCACTGGTCCGAAGAAACTACGGCCTGTTATTTCTCGCTCGAATGACTTCGACCGTTTGTCCGTGCGACGTCTAGACGTGCGGAAGGCGGTGCGGTGGGATAGAGAGAGACAGCCGTCACATATGCCATTGTGTTCCCTTCGCAGACGATCCAGTACACGGCCAAGAACAAGGTCGTGCAGGCTGAGACCCGTGAGCTCGCCTTCCTGGAGAAAGGCCGCATCGAGGCCGGCACCACGGACCAGTGGCGGAACGAGATGCTCTACATCCCGCCCATA
This genomic stretch from Dermacentor silvarum isolate Dsil-2018 chromosome 2, BIME_Dsil_1.4, whole genome shotgun sequence harbors:
- the LOC119442502 gene encoding arrestin domain-containing protein 4 isoform X1 encodes the protein MSRKLQKFLVLLDNESLLYFPGSFLSGKVVVELDEEIPVTGLYFHIVGEGVVRLTDKSKVNTSDRENYIDFRMRLLGENTPKGSPARVVFLSPGVHSFPFKLGLPLGLPSTFLGKHGWVQYFCKAALKEPSGLTHKNQQVFIVMSPIDLNLEPNLLTQPFHCEVEESLGMACFSSGRLSCRVRLDKGGYVPGESICIFASIENNTRVSIRKTRAVLTETIQYTAKNKVVQAETRELAFLEKGRIEAGTTDQWRNEMLYIPPIPPTNLRGCHLIRIQYDVYFIISPKGPGKEIRLQLPIMMATYPIRNSDGTLQRKKGTHYPTVLPVFRPWLNTDKFKT
- the LOC119442502 gene encoding arrestin domain-containing protein 4 isoform X2; protein product: MRLLGENTPKGSPARVVFLSPGVHSFPFKLGLPLGLPSTFLGKHGWVQYFCKAALKEPSGLTHKNQQVFIVMSPIDLNLEPNLLTQPFHCEVEESLGMACFSSGRLSCRVRLDKGGYVPGESICIFASIENNTRVSIRKTRAVLTETIQYTAKNKVVQAETRELAFLEKGRIEAGTTDQWRNEMLYIPPIPPTNLRGCHLIRIQYDVYFIISPKGPGKEIRLQLPIMMATYPIRNSDGTLQRKKGTHYPTVLPVFRPWLNTDKFKT